ACAGAAATTTTACTAAAAAAAGAAGGAATAGAAAAATTATCGACTGCAAAATGCTTGATCTTTGGTGTAGGAGGTGTAGGTTCGTTTGCAACTGAAGCATTAGCTAGATGCTCAGTAGGTGAACTTACCTTAGTTGATTTTGATATAGTGGATATTACTAATATTAATAGACAAATACAAGCTAATTTTTCAACTATAGGTCAATCAAAAGTTGAATTAATGAAAAAAAGAATTGAGCAAATTAATCCTGAATGTAGGGTTGAAATATATAAAGAAAAATTAACACAGGCGAATATAGAAAAATTTTTTAAAAAAAACTATGACTATGTTATTGATTGTATAGATGATATACAAGCAAAAAAAAATTTAATATCTTATTGCTTATATAATAAAATAAAAATTATATCATCTATGGGTTTAGCAAATAGATTAGATCCAAGCAAAATATATATTGGTAAGTTAAAAGATACTCTTGGTTGTGGAATGGCAAGAAGATTAAGACAAGAATTTAAAAATAAGAAGTTAACTGTAGTGGCTTCTAGAGAGCATGCAAAAAAATGTGGCATACAAAAGGGAAGTGTAAGTTTTGTTCCATCTGTAGGTGGGCTAATGATAGCAAGTTATGTAGTTAAACAAATAATTGAAAAAAAATAAAAATTATGCTAGACTATATCCGAGGTGATAGAATGAAAAAAATTATTTTTTTGTTATCAACATTAATAACTCTATTATCTTTTTCATATATTGATGGTAGATATACAGCTATTAAAAAAAATGGAAATAACATTTCTGAATTAACATTAATTTATAGAAATAATAAAATAATATCAGCTGCATTTGATAAGAAAAATTCAACTGGTCTTAGTGAAAAACTTACAAACAAAGAGTTTGCAACAAAATCAATTAGAGTATCAAGTCAAATATCTATGTATAATTCAATTGAA
The window above is part of the Sneathia sanguinegens genome. Proteins encoded here:
- a CDS encoding ThiF family adenylyltransferase; its protein translation is MANFYDRTEILLKKEGIEKLSTAKCLIFGVGGVGSFATEALARCSVGELTLVDFDIVDITNINRQIQANFSTIGQSKVELMKKRIEQINPECRVEIYKEKLTQANIEKFFKKNYDYVIDCIDDIQAKKNLISYCLYNKIKIISSMGLANRLDPSKIYIGKLKDTLGCGMARRLRQEFKNKKLTVVASREHAKKCGIQKGSVSFVPSVGGLMIASYVVKQIIEKK